A window of Candidatus Krumholzibacteriia bacterium genomic DNA:
GCAGTTCGAACATCAACGTGGGGTAGACGCGGTCGGGCGTGTCGCTCAGCTCCGGGAACAGCAGGATCGCCACCGTGCCCGGCAGGACCATCACGAAGAGCGTCGGCAGCTTGAGCAGTCCGGCGAACAGGCTTCCCCACCGCGCGTGGTCGGCGTCGCGCGCGGCCAGCACGCGCTGGGCCATGAACTGGTTCGTGCACCAGAAGTAGAAGCCCAGCAACGACACACCGAGCAGCAGCCCCGGCCAGGGCATGGCGGGGTCGTCGGCGGGCCGGATCAGGCTGAGCTTCTCGTCGGGCACCGCGGTCATCACGGCGTCCCAGCCCCCCGCACGATCGAGGGCGACGATCGAGATCACGATCGAGCCGACCATGAGCAGAACGCCCTGCAGGGCGTCGGTCCAGATCACCGCGGTCAGGCCGGCGGCCGCGGTGTACAGGCCGGCCAGCACGGCCAGGGCCGCCACGAACTGCCAGAGTTCGACTTCGGGGAAGACCATTCCGAGGACGACGGCACCAGCGTACAGGCTCCCCGCCGTGTCGACGACGATGTTCAGGAACAACGTGAGCACCGCGAAGATCGAGCGCACGCGGCCGTCGTAGCGGCGCTCGAGGAACTCGGGCATGGTGAACACCCGGGACCGAATGACCGTCGGCAGCATGAACACCGCGTAGAAGCCCAGGACCAGTGCGGCCATCCACTCGTAGTTGAAGACCGAGATCCCGGTCGCGTAGGCGTCGCCGGCCAGACCGACCAGGGTGGTCGACGAGATGTTCGAGGCGAACAGACTGATCCCGACCAACGGCCAGATCAGCGTGCGGCCGGCCAGGAAGTAGCCCTCGGCCGTGTCCTCGCGACGGCGCGCGAGGAGCAGACCCTTTCCGACCACGACCGCCACGTAGGCGGCCATGATCACCAGGTCGAGCGTGGAGAAGTGGGGAGCGACCATGGGGGCGTTCTAGCAGGAAGCCCCGGGATCGCCAAGGGGCCGGCGCGCGGCCCGGTCGACCTCAGCCCGTGGCCGACAGGGGAGCAATCCGGCGTGCCTCGCGGGCCAGTTCGTGCCGCCGGAAGGCCGCCTCGACGAGCTGCCGCGTGAATCCCGCGTGCCCCGCCGGATCGTGTGCGAGACAGATGTCCGCACTCCCCGGCTCGTCAGGAGGGTAGTACACACCGCAGTTCGGGTTGATCTCGAGCATGAAGGGTCGCCCGTCGCGGTCCACACGGATGTCGCAGCGCCCGAAGCTCGCGCCGTCGAGAGCGGCGAAGAAGCGAGCCGACATCTCGCGAAGCTCGTCGGCCAGGCGCCGATCCTCGACCGGGAAGGAGGACAGCCCGTCGAAGTCCACCCACTTCAGGTCGGCGTGCTTGAAGTGCTCGCCATCGGGGAAGCGGTACTGGATCGGCGTGTAGGTGATCGGATCGTCCGGGTCGAGGTGGTTCTCGGCCACGAGCACGGTGCACTCGGTCCCCTCGACGTACTCTTCGATCAGCGCCCGCCCGTGCCGCGACATGATCTTGCGCGCCTGTCGCCGGAGGCCGGCTGGCGTCACGCAGCGCGACACGCGGCTCAGGTCGATGCTCGCGTGGCTGCTGTAGTGCTTGACGAACAGCGGGAAGCGCAGCGTCTCGGCCGCCCGCTCGACGTCGGCCTCGGTCGCGGCGAAGACGTGACGCGGAGTCGCGATCCCTTCGCGCCGGCAGGCGTCCTTCATCTGTTCGCGGGTGGGTTCGTAGAACTCCGACGTTGCCCCGGTGAAGGGGACGCCGGCGTCCTCGAGCGTCTGCACGACCTCGATGCCCGGCACGTCGTCCTCGTCCTCGGCCCCGTCGCACAGGTTGAAGAAGAGGTCGAAGCCCTCTTCGATCCGACGCGTGACCTGCTCGACCGACGTCTCCCTCTCCAGCACCGTGAGCGTCCACTCGGCGTCGGGGAGGAAGGGCCGTGGATCGCAGGGCCAATCGTCCTCGGGGAAGGGATCGGCGTCGAGGTCCTGTGTCGTCAACAAGCAGACTCGCATGGGCCGCATACTTGGGGCATGTGTGTGGTGCGTCAATGATGGAATGAGCGCGGCTTCCAGGGAATGAGCGCGGTTTGCAGGGAATGAACGCGGTTTGCAGGGAATGAACGCGCGGTCGGAGTCGCGAAGCGGCTGCGATCGGGAACGAAGAGATGTACGATGGGACGACTCTCGTGAGTTCGTCCCCCGAGGTCGCCATGCTCCGCAGAGACTTCCTCCGCCTCACTGCTGGCGCTGCCCTGGGGGCGAGCCTGGTCCCGTTCCCGGCGTTCGCGTCCACGTCCATGCTCCGACGCCGCATTCCGTCGACGGGCGAAGAGCTGCCCGTGGTCGGCTTCGGCACGTGGCAGACCTTCGACGTGGATCCCGGCGACGACGGCGCGATGGATCGTCTCGCAGGGGTGTTGCGCCTGCTGTTCGAACACGGCGGCCGCGTGATCGATTCGTCGCCGATGTACGGCCGGGCCGAGCGCGTGGTGGGCGAGCTGCTCTCCCGCGATGCCCTCGCCCGCGACGACGCCTTCCTCGCGACCAAGGTCTGGACCCGAGGCCGCGACGAGGGCGAGCGGCAGATCCACGCCTCGGCCGAGAAGATGAACGCCGGTGGCGCGCTCGATCTGGTGCAGATCCACAACCTGGTCGACTGGGCCACGCACCTGCGTACGCTGCGCTCGATGAAGGACGACGGCAGCGTTCGCTACGTCGGGCTGACCCACTACACCGACCGCGGCGTCGACCAGCTCGCCGAGGTGATCGCCACCGAGGACGGCATCGACTTCGTGCAGTGCGCCTACTCGCTCGGGGTGCGCAAGGCCGCCCGTGATCTCTTCCCGCTGTGCGCCGACCGCGGCGTCGCCGTGATCGTGAATCGCCCCTTCGAGGGCGGCGCGGCCTTCCGTGACACGCGCGATCACGACGTCCCGGAGTGGGCGTGCGAGGAGCTCGACGTGCGGACGTGGGCGCAGTTCTTTTTGAAGTTCGTCCTGGGCGATCCGCGCGTGACCTGCGTGATCCCCGGCACCGGCAAGGTCGAGCACGCGCGCGACAACGTGCGGGCGGGCTTCGGGCCGCTGCCGGACGCGGCGCAGCAGGCGCGGATGGTGGACGTCTGGGAACGGATGCGGTAGTCGAAGTGTGCTTCCGCGGCGGCAGTCGAGATGCCGGAAGTCTTCGGCGGCGGCTTCCGCGGCGGAAGTGATCGGGCCGTAAAGGGCCGTTTCCCGAGCCGACGAGGAGATCCGATCGTGACCGCATCCCGCGCCGCGCTGGTGACCGACTTCGACGGCACGATGACGTCGCGCGACGTCTACGAACTCGTCCTGGAGCGCTTCGGGCCGCCTCCGGGTCCGGACCCGTTCGAAGCGTATCGCGCCGGCGAGATCACCCACCTCGAGGCCATGCAGCGGATCTTCGAGCGGGCCGACGACGAGCAGGCGCTGCTCGACCTCCTGCCACGGGTCGGGTTGCAGCCGCGTCTGCGTGGGTTGGTCGAACGACTCGACACCGCCGGTTGGGACGTCGTCGTGGTCTCGGCCGGGTGCCGCTGGTACATCGACCGACTGCTCGGCGCCGCTGGCGTGGAGGTCGAGGTCCACAGCAATCCGGGGCACTTCGAGCCGGGACGGGGCCTCGTGATCGAGCGCCCCGACGGTGCCTTCGTCTCGGAATCGGTGGGCATCGACAAGGCCGCGGTCGTGCGCCACGTGCAGGCCACGCGCGCTCCCGTCGCCTTCGCGGGGGACGGCCTGGCCGATCTTCCCGCGGCACGCCTGGTTCCGGCGGAGCTGCGCTTCGCGCGGGGTGATCTTGCCGTGGCCGCCGCGGAGGAGGGACTGGCCGTCCGTCCCTTCGAATCATGGGCCGAGGTGGTCGAGGAGGTCCTGTCCACATGATCACGAGTCGCATTTCGATCCCGACGCTGGTGCGCATCAAGCCGGGTGCGCTGGAGCGCCTCGGCGTCTACCTCGACCGGCCGGGCTGGCACGCACCAGCGGTGTTCACCAGCGCCGGGATGATTCCGGAGATCCTGACCACGGTGCGGGCCGCCTTGGACGGAGCGGGCGTGCACCCCGTGGTCGACGAGGAGGTCGACGCCGCCTCGATGGACGCGGCCATGGCGGCGTTCACGGCGCTGCCGGCCGCCTGCGACGCGGTCGTCGGCATCGGCGGCGGCCGCGCGCTCGACGTGGCGAAGTACGTGGCGTTCCTCGCGCGCAAAGCCTATGTGGCCGTGCCCACGTCGCTGTCGAACGACGGCTTCTCGAGCCCGGGCGCTAGCCTCACGGTGGAGGGCGCGCGGCGGTCGCTGCCCAGCGCGCTCCCCTACGGCGTGGTCGTCGACACCACCGTGTGCGGGCAGGCTCCGACGCCGCTGTGGCATTCCGGTGTGGGCGACCTGGTCTCGAAGATCACGGCGGTCCACGACTGGAAGCTGGCCTTCCACGCGGTCGGCACGCCCGTCAACGATCTCGCCGCGCTGCTCTCCGACGCCACCGTCCACCAGTTCACCGCGAGTCCGACCCGCGACGACGAAGGCATGCGACTGCTCGCGACCGCGCTCATGCTCAACGGCATCGCCATGGAGATCTGCGGGTCGTCGCGACCGGCCAGCGGGAGTGAACACCTGATCAGCCACGCGCTGGACGAGCTCACCCCGGGGCAGCACCTGCACGGCATCCAGGTGGGCGTGGCCACCTACATGGTCAGCCGTCTCCAGGGCCAGGGAACCGACCGGATCGCGACGGTCCTGGACCGCACCGGTTTCTGGGACACCGTGCGGTCCCGTCCCTTCGATCGTGAGACCTGGCTCGAAGCGGTGCGCCGGGCGCCCTCGATCAAGCCCGGCTATCACACGATCCTCGACCAGGTCGACGCACCGGCCGAGGTGGCGCGGATGCTCGATTCCGACGAGCGTCTGGAGGGGTGCGTGGTGTGATCCGGGGTCTCGCCGGGCGCCAGCATGGATCGACGCGCTTGCTCGGCCCCTGCCCGCCGTGGTACCGACTCGGGGGCGGTCTGCGTCATCCTCCGGAGCTTCCGGACCGTCGACCTCCCCCTCGCACCGCTGGAACCACCGATGTCCGCCCGTTTCGAGGAACTCGACTTCCGGTCCACGGTCCTCGGCGATCTGGTCCTGATCCGCAGACGATCTCCGTCGCTGAACGGGCAGACCGTCTACGAGGTGAAGCTGGACGACGCCTTCTTGATGTCCAGCGTGGTCACCCACAGCGAGCGGGCGCTGGCCGACCTGCCCCTGGGCGTGTGGGGTGACGGTTCCTGTGAGGTCCTGATCGGGGGGCTGGGACTGGGGTGCACCGCCGCCGCCGTCCTGCGGCACGAGCGCGTTCGGCGCGTGGACGTCGTGGAGTACCTGGAGCCGGTGATCGACTGGCACCGTCGGCGTCTCGTGCCCGACGCCGAGACCCTGATGACCGACCCTCGTTGCCACCTGATCCACGACGATTTCTTCCGGCGCATGGCCTCCGTCGAACCGGCGCGGCGCTACGACCTGATCCTTCTGGACATCGATCACTCGCCGGTGTCCTGGCTGCAGGAGTCGCACCAGTCCTTCTATTCCGCGGAAGGGTTGCAGGGTCTCGTTGCCCACCTGAACCCCGGCGGGGTCTTCGGGTTGTGGTCGGCGGAGTCGCCGCCCCGCGAGCTGCTGGAGCGGCTCGACGGCTGCTTCGAGGTGGTCGAGGAGCACGAGATCCGCTACCACCATCCGATGTTCCACGAGGATCAGAGCGATACGGTCGTCGTGGCCCACTGAAGTCCGCGGATCGGGTAGGGTCGGTGGAGCGCTGCCGCAGATCACTCCCCCTCCGGCGATCACGACATGGTCACACTCTGCTCGGGACTCGCGATTCTTCTGCTCACGGCGTCGACGCTGGCCGCCGACCCCGCGCACGCCGAGCCGTCGTCCCGCTCTGCTCGCGTCGGGCTGGAACTGCAGGCCTATCCGGCGGGTCTGGTCCCGGGAATCCGGTGGGAGCAGCCGGTGCGGGACGACTGGGCCCTCGCGCTGCGACTCGGCTGGAATCTGACCGATCGCCGGGATTGGGGTGAACACGACGACGAGTCGGGCGACGGACCCGGTGGAGGGGTGGCGGTGCTGCGTCGCTTCGAGGCTTGGGGCTGGTCCTGGCGAGCCGGAGCGCGGGTCGACACGTGGTGGTTGGAGATCGACTGGCGGGACGACGCGACGTCGACGCTCGATACCCGCGAGGGACGAACGGAGATCGTGGTGGTGCAGCCCACCGTGGTCCTGGGTCTGGAAGTGGGGTCGTCGAGCGCCTGGACGGCGGAGGTGACGGCGGCGCTCGGTCAGGAGATCAACGTCGACACCGCCGGTGAAGAGGTGGGCGAAGGGCCGATCGGGCTGCTCGGGATCACGATCATGCGGTGAACGGACACGGCCGGGAGTCGAGCGCTTCCGCCGCGGAAGCGGGCGGTACGACCGGACTCGCCCTTGCCTCGCCTCGTCCCCTCGATTCGCCGCCCCCTCGAAACGAAGAAGGCCCGGCCACCGAACGGCGACCGGGCCTCCACGAACGAACGACGCAGCGCCGCTACTTCAACAGACTCATCTTCAACGCCGGGCCGGCGGGCGCACCGTCGACGAGGGTCCGGGCGTAGTACACGCCGCTGACGACGGGGCGACCGTTCTGGTCGTCGCCGCGCCAGGTCAGGCTGTGCTCGCCGGCGGTCAGGGTGCCCAGCTCGAAGCTGCGCACGCGACGACCGCTCACGTCGAAGATCGCCAGCTCGACCTCGCCGCCCTCGGGCAGGCGCAGTGAGATCTCGGTGGCGGGGTTGAAGGGGTTCGGCGCGTTGGCGAGCGACAATGTGCGCACGACGCCCGGCGCGGCGTCGAGGTCGCCGTTGAGCATGGCCATGGTGGCCTGCCCGGCATCGACGGTCCGCAAGCCCTCGCCCTCGACCACGATCCCCGGTCCGGATTCACCGCGCGCGGCGATGGGTCCGGAGGCCAGTTCGATCGAGGCCGGCATGGCGTCGGTCACGGCCAGCCGCACGCGGGCCAGCACGACGGAGCCGTCGTCCGACTTCAGCTCGGCCGCACCGGCGCCGACGACCAGGCCAGAGCCCTCGCTCAGGTCCAGGCTGCCGTTGCTCGCCTCGACCGACACCACGCGGACGTTGTCCGAGGTTTCGAGCGTGGCCTCCCACGCCGTGATCCCGCGACGGACGTCCTGGCCCCGGAGCACGACGTAGGCGTCGATCTCCTGGCCCGGCTCGAGCGCGCGGGAGCGGGTGCCGTCGGCGAACTCCACGCTCATGCGGGCGTCGGCCGTGGCCACCTGCGCTTCGCGGGTCACGGCGATGCAGCCGGCTCCGAAGGTCTCGGCGAAGCGGCCGACATCGGCGATGTTGTTCTGACCGTCCCATACGTAGTCGACCGCGTAGCTGTAGCCGCCGCTCAGCAGAGCGGCGAAGTCGCCCACGTCGACCAGGTCGACCAGCCCGTCACCGGTGAGGTCGGGACTGTTGAACAGGATGTCCAGACCGGTGCCGCCGGCGGCGTACTGGGTCTGCAGATCGATGCCGTCCACCACGAGGCCCTCGCCACTGGCCGAGCCGCCCCCGGCGCGCAGAGCGCCGCCGAAGGTGCTGCGACCGTTGACGTCGGTGTCGGCGTCGGCAGTCTGCGGATCGCACGCGATCAGGCTGCCCGCGCTCGAACCCAGCGTGAGGTTCACGGCGGGGTAGCCCACGACCGGATCGCCCGCGGCGTCGGCGACGTCCACGGTGATGGTCGCGTCGACGGTGGTCGGGGACTCGCCCGTGACACCGCTCCACAGCTGCGCCGCGTCCAGGCGGTCACCGCTGCCGTCGGGCGCGACCATGATCGAAACCTGACCGGGAGCCTGCGTGCCCACGGTGGCGATCGACGGGCCGGCCGCGCACGGCTCGCACACACCCTGCGACAGCGCGGGTGTGGCGATCAGCTCCCAGCTCACGATCGAGCCGGTGTCCGCGCCGGCGTTGTCCGACACGAACAGCGACCACGTTCCCTGGCTCGACTCGCCATTGAAGGCCGAGAGTGGCGAGGCCGGAGCCGCCGTGCCGCTGAACCAGGGGGTCGAACCACTGCACAGGTTCTCGAGCTGCTGCAGCGAGCTGTCGTCGAAGGTCACGTTCATGTTGTTGTCGCTGCAGCCGAAGCCGCTGGCCGGCTCGCCCGGACGGTCGAGCAGCGTGACCGTGGTCCCGGACGGGCTCTGCAGCTGGATGATCAGGTCACCGACCCAGGTGTGCTCGATCTGCACGTTCACGTCGACGTCGGTCAGCGTGACGTCCTCACCCACGGTGAAGTCGCTGCTGATCCCCGCGGGCGATCCGTCGGGAATGGCCAGCGGCAGACCGGCCGGCTCCTGCAGGTTGCCCACCGGCAGGTTGATCGGGAAGTCGAAGACGTTGCCCTGGTCGTCACTGATCGTGGCCAGGAAGTCGACCTCGCTGAAGCACGCGACGCTCGGGTCGATGGTGGCGACGAAGGACTCGACGTTCGACGACAGCTGGTCCTTCAGCGCGTCGGGGAACGTGGAGGCGGCCTGGGTGATGGTCACGCCCGGCGTGCTCGAGGTGAGCTCGCCCGACATGCCGGTCACGTCGCCGAAGCGGGCGACCACGGTCAGGTCGATGGTCACGGTCTCGCCGGGGGCGACGATGCCGTCGCTGGTCCCGTTGCAGTCCTCGACCGCGGTGAAGTTGCTGAGCTGCAGGATCCCGTCGTTCGAGATGAACGATCCCTGGACCTGCTCACCGCCCACGCCGTTCGGGTCGAGCCAGTCGCGCAGGCGCTCCGAGGCCGAGGCCCCGTCCCACGCGACGTCGAAGCGACCGTAGCAGTCGTACTCCTGGTTGCCGCAGGCAGCCAGACCGCCCGACAGGAAGCCCACGAGCAGCTGGTTGGCGGGATCCCAGATCCCCGAACCCGACGAACCGGGCTCGGTGGTGCCGTCCTCCCAGTTGTCCACGCGCCAGTGCGTGTCGGGGGTGAAGCCACCGATGCAGCTGGTCTGGATGGTCAGAGGATCGTCGTTGAAGCTGATCGCCTTCTCGTCGGTGCCGGGGTGGTGGATGGCCACCGAGCCCTGCGCGGGAACGCCGGAGCGGTCCCAGCCCGAGTAGAAGACATTGAACTCGGGCTGCGGCAGTTCGTCGAGCTCGACGAGCGCCATGTCGACGTCCTGACGCCGCGCGCGGAAGACCGCGCCGGTCTGGTTCTGGTCGAGCGAGCCGCCGCTCAGCAGGCCGCAAGAGGGCGACTCGAAGTTCCAGTAGACGGTCATCGACGCGGCGTTCGACGAACTCACGCCGCAGTGGTAGGCGGTCAGGAAGAAGGGGCGGAACGTGCCCTCGGCGTCGGTGACCATCTGGCCGGTGCAGATCGTCGAACCACCGAGCGAGTAGGTGGCCACCGACTGGATCTGGTCGCGCCAGGGATCGCCCTCGGGGCAGATCACGTCGTTGTTGCACGCGCCCTGCTTGTCGGGGTACAGGCCGAACATGTCGGTGTAGCCGTAGCCGACGTGCGTCAGCTCGAGACGCGGCTCGAACTTGGTCTGCGCGGGGACCTGCAGCTCGACCACGACCGCGTCGCCCGGCACCACGGGGACCCACAGCTGACCGTGGTCGGAGTTGTCCTCGTGGGTGTAGGGGCCCTCGTAGTAGTCATGGTCGGCGCTGATCACCCACAGCTTGGCTCCGTAGGGCAGCTGGTACTTCTCGAAGCCCAGGTTGATGTCGGTGGCGTCCTTGCCGACCACGGACATCCGCCACATCCGCGTGCCGTCGGGAAGGGTCTCCCACATGCCGTCGCTGCCCGGGCTCGAGAACACCGGGATCGGCTCGGCGTAGCGGAAGGTCTTCTCGCCGGATTCGTAACGGGCCTGGTCCTCGGACTCGAGCAGGCCGACGTCGGGGGTGTCGACGCGCAGCGCCGGTGCCCCGGGCAGGCCCGAGCCGGGGGGCGTGAAGGGGGCTTCACCGCGCCGGGCGAGGGCGTCGGTGCTGAACAGGG
This region includes:
- a CDS encoding proprotein convertase P-domain-containing protein → MHHCQRRRPWRSTVYASTLLPLLVLTLFSTDALARRGEAPFTPPGSGLPGAPALRVDTPDVGLLESEDQARYESGEKTFRYAEPIPVFSSPGSDGMWETLPDGTRMWRMSVVGKDATDINLGFEKYQLPYGAKLWVISADHDYYEGPYTHEDNSDHGQLWVPVVPGDAVVVELQVPAQTKFEPRLELTHVGYGYTDMFGLYPDKQGACNNDVICPEGDPWRDQIQSVATYSLGGSTICTGQMVTDAEGTFRPFFLTAYHCGVSSSNAASMTVYWNFESPSCGLLSGGSLDQNQTGAVFRARRQDVDMALVELDELPQPEFNVFYSGWDRSGVPAQGSVAIHHPGTDEKAISFNDDPLTIQTSCIGGFTPDTHWRVDNWEDGTTEPGSSGSGIWDPANQLLVGFLSGGLAACGNQEYDCYGRFDVAWDGASASERLRDWLDPNGVGGEQVQGSFISNDGILQLSNFTAVEDCNGTSDGIVAPGETVTIDLTVVARFGDVTGMSGELTSSTPGVTITQAASTFPDALKDQLSSNVESFVATIDPSVACFSEVDFLATISDDQGNVFDFPINLPVGNLQEPAGLPLAIPDGSPAGISSDFTVGEDVTLTDVDVNVQIEHTWVGDLIIQLQSPSGTTVTLLDRPGEPASGFGCSDNNMNVTFDDSSLQQLENLCSGSTPWFSGTAAPASPLSAFNGESSQGTWSLFVSDNAGADTGSIVSWELIATPALSQGVCEPCAAGPSIATVGTQAPGQVSIMVAPDGSGDRLDAAQLWSGVTGESPTTVDATITVDVADAAGDPVVGYPAVNLTLGSSAGSLIACDPQTADADTDVNGRSTFGGALRAGGGSASGEGLVVDGIDLQTQYAAGGTGLDILFNSPDLTGDGLVDLVDVGDFAALLSGGYSYAVDYVWDGQNNIADVGRFAETFGAGCIAVTREAQVATADARMSVEFADGTRSRALEPGQEIDAYVVLRGQDVRRGITAWEATLETSDNVRVVSVEASNGSLDLSEGSGLVVGAGAAELKSDDGSVVLARVRLAVTDAMPASIELASGPIAARGESGPGIVVEGEGLRTVDAGQATMAMLNGDLDAAPGVVRTLSLANAPNPFNPATEISLRLPEGGEVELAIFDVSGRRVRSFELGTLTAGEHSLTWRGDDQNGRPVVSGVYYARTLVDGAPAGPALKMSLLK
- a CDS encoding aldo/keto reductase, producing the protein MLRRDFLRLTAGAALGASLVPFPAFASTSMLRRRIPSTGEELPVVGFGTWQTFDVDPGDDGAMDRLAGVLRLLFEHGGRVIDSSPMYGRAERVVGELLSRDALARDDAFLATKVWTRGRDEGERQIHASAEKMNAGGALDLVQIHNLVDWATHLRTLRSMKDDGSVRYVGLTHYTDRGVDQLAEVIATEDGIDFVQCAYSLGVRKAARDLFPLCADRGVAVIVNRPFEGGAAFRDTRDHDVPEWACEELDVRTWAQFFLKFVLGDPRVTCVIPGTGKVEHARDNVRAGFGPLPDAAQQARMVDVWERMR
- a CDS encoding HAD-IB family phosphatase → MTASRAALVTDFDGTMTSRDVYELVLERFGPPPGPDPFEAYRAGEITHLEAMQRIFERADDEQALLDLLPRVGLQPRLRGLVERLDTAGWDVVVVSAGCRWYIDRLLGAAGVEVEVHSNPGHFEPGRGLVIERPDGAFVSESVGIDKAAVVRHVQATRAPVAFAGDGLADLPAARLVPAELRFARGDLAVAAAEEGLAVRPFESWAEVVEEVLST
- a CDS encoding iron-containing alcohol dehydrogenase family protein, whose protein sequence is MITSRISIPTLVRIKPGALERLGVYLDRPGWHAPAVFTSAGMIPEILTTVRAALDGAGVHPVVDEEVDAASMDAAMAAFTALPAACDAVVGIGGGRALDVAKYVAFLARKAYVAVPTSLSNDGFSSPGASLTVEGARRSLPSALPYGVVVDTTVCGQAPTPLWHSGVGDLVSKITAVHDWKLAFHAVGTPVNDLAALLSDATVHQFTASPTRDDEGMRLLATALMLNGIAMEICGSSRPASGSEHLISHALDELTPGQHLHGIQVGVATYMVSRLQGQGTDRIATVLDRTGFWDTVRSRPFDRETWLEAVRRAPSIKPGYHTILDQVDAPAEVARMLDSDERLEGCVV
- a CDS encoding spermidine synthase; translated protein: MSARFEELDFRSTVLGDLVLIRRRSPSLNGQTVYEVKLDDAFLMSSVVTHSERALADLPLGVWGDGSCEVLIGGLGLGCTAAAVLRHERVRRVDVVEYLEPVIDWHRRRLVPDAETLMTDPRCHLIHDDFFRRMASVEPARRYDLILLDIDHSPVSWLQESHQSFYSAEGLQGLVAHLNPGGVFGLWSAESPPRELLERLDGCFEVVEEHEIRYHHPMFHEDQSDTVVVAH
- a CDS encoding D-alanine--D-alanine ligase, which encodes MRVCLLTTQDLDADPFPEDDWPCDPRPFLPDAEWTLTVLERETSVEQVTRRIEEGFDLFFNLCDGAEDEDDVPGIEVVQTLEDAGVPFTGATSEFYEPTREQMKDACRREGIATPRHVFAATEADVERAAETLRFPLFVKHYSSHASIDLSRVSRCVTPAGLRRQARKIMSRHGRALIEEYVEGTECTVLVAENHLDPDDPITYTPIQYRFPDGEHFKHADLKWVDFDGLSSFPVEDRRLADELREMSARFFAALDGASFGRCDIRVDRDGRPFMLEINPNCGVYYPPDEPGSADICLAHDPAGHAGFTRQLVEAAFRRHELAREARRIAPLSATG
- a CDS encoding sodium:solute symporter; translated protein: MVAPHFSTLDLVIMAAYVAVVVGKGLLLARRREDTAEGYFLAGRTLIWPLVGISLFASNISSTTLVGLAGDAYATGISVFNYEWMAALVLGFYAVFMLPTVIRSRVFTMPEFLERRYDGRVRSIFAVLTLFLNIVVDTAGSLYAGAVVLGMVFPEVELWQFVAALAVLAGLYTAAAGLTAVIWTDALQGVLLMVGSIVISIVALDRAGGWDAVMTAVPDEKLSLIRPADDPAMPWPGLLLGVSLLGFYFWCTNQFMAQRVLAARDADHARWGSLFAGLLKLPTLFVMVLPGTVAILLFPELSDTPDRVYPTLMFELLPSGLLGLVFAGFAAALMSQIDSTLNSASTLVTMDFVRRRRPDLTAHQLKRVGQGVTLLFMLLAVAWAPQIERFPSLFRYLQATLAYTVPPVVALFLVGMFWRRANATGGVAALVVGLLAGGILFWWNVIDQSLGLHFLYAAPLLFAVSSIVLVVVSLRTPSPDPATVDGIVWTRETWKQDAATAHTRPWWEDYRVQGAALLVVTAGLVFWFR